In the genome of Limnobaculum zhutongyuii, one region contains:
- a CDS encoding FeoC-like transcriptional regulator encodes MVSLIAIRDAIALQGIAELNQLSRQFDQPPALMQAMLKQLETMGKIERVEADSSCLIGNCKDCPDGKKCLTEAYRIKKHISA; translated from the coding sequence ATGGTCAGCTTAATTGCTATCCGCGATGCTATTGCCCTGCAGGGCATTGCGGAATTAAACCAGCTCAGTCGTCAGTTTGACCAGCCTCCGGCATTGATGCAGGCTATGTTAAAACAGCTGGAAACGATGGGAAAAATTGAACGCGTAGAAGCAGACAGCAGTTGTCTGATAGGCAACTGTAAGGACTGCCCTGACGGCAAAAAATGTCTGACCGAAGCCTACAGAATCAAAAAGCATATCTCAGCCTGA
- the bioH gene encoding pimeloyl-ACP methyl ester esterase BioH, with protein sequence MTSLYWRTFGEGKLDLVLLHGWGLNAEVWRCITDRLAPYFRLHLVDLPGYGRSQGFGVLSLREMAEVVLEKAPQQAVWLGWSMGGLVASKIALIAPERVQALISVASSPCFCARDAEQWPGIRADVLRGFEEQLSGNFEQTVAQFMALQTLGAPDAGNDAKKLNQVVLSCPMPEVSVLHGGLRLLAENDLRQALVNLPVPLLRIYGSLDGLVPRRIIPQLDALWPQSCSVMINRAAHAPFISHPDEFCHQIMNFIRQHSSGDPV encoded by the coding sequence ATGACATCACTTTACTGGCGGACTTTTGGCGAAGGTAAACTCGATCTTGTGCTGTTGCACGGATGGGGACTGAATGCCGAGGTTTGGCGTTGCATTACTGACAGACTTGCGCCGTATTTTCGACTTCATCTGGTGGATTTACCCGGCTATGGCCGCAGTCAGGGATTTGGTGTACTCAGTTTGCGCGAGATGGCAGAGGTGGTGCTGGAAAAAGCACCTCAGCAGGCGGTATGGCTCGGATGGTCAATGGGTGGACTGGTTGCCAGTAAAATAGCGTTAATCGCACCAGAGCGCGTTCAGGCTCTGATTAGCGTGGCTTCTTCACCCTGTTTTTGTGCCAGAGATGCAGAACAATGGCCGGGTATTCGGGCCGATGTATTACGTGGTTTTGAAGAGCAGCTCAGTGGGAATTTCGAACAAACCGTCGCTCAGTTTATGGCGTTACAAACTCTGGGTGCACCTGATGCTGGTAATGATGCAAAAAAATTAAACCAGGTGGTACTGAGTTGCCCTATGCCGGAAGTCAGCGTGTTACACGGTGGCCTGCGTTTACTGGCAGAGAATGATTTGCGTCAGGCATTGGTTAATTTACCTGTGCCTTTGCTGCGAATATATGGTTCCCTTGATGGGTTAGTACCAAGACGAATTATCCCTCAACTGGATGCGTTATGGCCGCAATCCTGTTCCGTTATGATTAATCGTGCGGCCCATGCGCCGTTTATCTCTCATCCGGATGAGTTTTGTCATCAGATAATGAATTTTATTCGCCAACACTCGTCAGGGGATCCGGTTTAG
- a CDS encoding phosphoribosyltransferase family protein, whose product MPFIDSLCWLCQRPLAIAQQGICSICLSLLPPLPNCCHRCGLPAEPLLPCCDECRRKPPAWSQLIAVSDYCYPVKHFITRLKFYGEDKYAPLLSRLLLLSWLNARRNRQLKRPQLLLTVPLHHTRHWKRGFNQTALIARRLARWVNVPYREDILIRQRATPPQQNLTAELRQHNLTNAFSCIGDIRGLHIALLDDIVTTGNTVAEITHLLLHHGAASVQIWCLCRTLKSEGK is encoded by the coding sequence ATGCCGTTTATCGATAGCTTATGCTGGCTCTGTCAACGCCCTCTGGCAATCGCACAACAGGGTATTTGCAGTATCTGTTTGAGCCTGTTACCCCCATTACCCAACTGTTGCCATCGCTGCGGCCTGCCAGCAGAACCGCTATTGCCATGCTGTGATGAGTGCCGACGAAAGCCTCCGGCCTGGTCACAGCTTATTGCCGTCAGTGATTACTGCTATCCGGTGAAACACTTTATCACCCGACTGAAATTTTATGGAGAGGATAAATATGCCCCTCTGCTTTCACGTCTGTTGCTGCTAAGCTGGCTCAATGCTCGCCGCAACCGACAGCTCAAACGCCCACAGTTATTGCTTACCGTACCATTACATCATACTCGTCACTGGAAACGAGGGTTTAATCAGACAGCGCTGATTGCCCGTCGCCTGGCCCGCTGGGTTAATGTTCCTTATCGTGAAGATATTCTTATTCGCCAACGCGCTACGCCTCCCCAACAAAACCTGACGGCCGAACTGCGCCAGCATAATCTAACCAACGCCTTCTCTTGTATCGGTGATATACGCGGCCTGCATATCGCCTTACTGGATGACATCGTTACTACAGGCAATACGGTGGCAGAAATCACTCATTTGTTATTGCATCATGGGGCCGCGTCAGTACAGATTTGGTGTTTATGTCGAACCTTGAAGAGTGAGGGTAAATAG
- the nfuA gene encoding Fe-S biogenesis protein NfuA — protein MITITDSAQSHFKKLLANQEEGTQIRVFVINPGTPTAECGVSYCPPDAVEANDTELKFNEFSAYIDEISAPYLEDAVIDFVTDQLGAQLTLKAPNAKMRKVDDDAPLIERVEYMLQSQINPQLAGHGGRVSLMEITDEGYAILQFGGGCNGCSMVDYTLKEGIEKELLQKFPELKGVKDQTEHESGEHSYYK, from the coding sequence ATGATTACAATTACTGATTCGGCACAATCCCACTTTAAAAAATTACTGGCTAATCAGGAAGAAGGCACGCAGATCCGTGTTTTCGTGATTAACCCTGGTACACCTACCGCTGAGTGTGGCGTATCTTATTGTCCGCCGGATGCGGTTGAAGCCAATGACACTGAACTTAAATTTAACGAGTTCTCTGCCTATATTGATGAAATTAGCGCGCCTTACCTGGAAGATGCCGTCATTGATTTTGTGACTGATCAACTGGGTGCACAGCTTACGCTGAAAGCGCCAAACGCTAAAATGCGTAAAGTTGACGATGACGCGCCTTTGATTGAGCGCGTTGAGTATATGCTGCAATCACAAATTAACCCTCAGTTGGCCGGTCACGGTGGTCGCGTTTCTCTGATGGAAATTACTGATGAAGGTTATGCCATTCTGCAATTCGGCGGCGGCTGTAACGGCTGTTCAATGGTGGATTACACGCTGAAAGAAGGCATTGAAAAAGAACTGCTCCAGAAATTCCCTGAGTTGAAAGGGGTTAAAGACCAAACCGAGCATGAGAGTGGTGAGCATTCTTATTATAAGTAA
- the glpD gene encoding glycerol-3-phosphate dehydrogenase: METKDLIVIGGGINGAGIAADAAGRGLSVLLLEAKDLACATSSASSKLIHGGLRYLEHYEFRLVSEALAEREVLLRLAPHIAFPLRFRLPHQPHLRPAWMIRAGLFLYDHLGKRTSLPASNGLKFGPDSVLKPELTRGFEYSDCWVDDARLVVSNALEVVERGGEVRTQTKVTRAWREEGIWVVEARDEISGEVLTWRAKGLVNATGPWVKQFYDDGLQLKSPRGIRLIKGSHIVVRKVHSEPQAYILQNEDNRIVFVIPWLGEFSIIGTTDVEYHGDPLDVKIDDNEVNYLLKVYNDHFKKQLAKDDVVWTYSGVRPLCDDESDSPQAVTRDYTLEVADDAGKAPLLSVFGGKLTTYRKLAEHAMEKLVNYYPGIGPAWTKNSVLPGGGMGTDRNRYAEALRRKYNWLPDSLAIRYAHTYGSRSEMILENKTSLADLGEDFGHNLYQAELEYLVAKEWVHNLDDAIWRRTKMGMWLDESQKQRVAAWLADVAGRKQQYAE; this comes from the coding sequence ATGGAAACCAAAGATTTAATTGTTATCGGCGGAGGGATCAATGGTGCTGGTATTGCTGCGGATGCTGCCGGGCGTGGGCTTTCCGTTTTACTACTGGAAGCTAAAGATCTTGCCTGCGCTACATCATCAGCCAGTTCCAAGCTGATTCATGGTGGATTACGTTATCTGGAACACTATGAATTTCGTCTGGTCAGTGAAGCATTGGCTGAACGCGAAGTATTGTTACGTCTGGCACCGCATATTGCTTTCCCTCTGCGCTTTCGTTTACCGCATCAGCCGCATTTGCGTCCGGCCTGGATGATTCGTGCGGGGCTGTTTCTTTACGATCACTTGGGTAAACGTACCAGCTTACCGGCCAGTAATGGCCTGAAGTTTGGTCCAGACTCAGTGTTAAAACCTGAGTTAACTCGTGGTTTTGAATATTCTGATTGCTGGGTAGACGATGCGCGTTTAGTGGTATCGAATGCCCTTGAAGTGGTTGAACGCGGTGGCGAAGTTCGCACCCAAACTAAAGTGACTCGCGCATGGCGTGAAGAGGGGATCTGGGTGGTTGAAGCCCGGGATGAAATCAGTGGTGAAGTGCTGACCTGGCGTGCGAAAGGTTTAGTGAATGCGACCGGCCCTTGGGTGAAACAATTTTATGATGATGGCTTACAACTTAAGTCTCCACGCGGTATTCGCCTGATTAAGGGCAGCCATATTGTGGTGCGTAAGGTTCATTCCGAACCACAAGCCTATATTTTGCAAAACGAAGATAACCGCATTGTGTTTGTTATTCCATGGTTGGGTGAGTTCTCTATTATCGGTACTACTGATGTGGAATATCATGGCGATCCTCTGGATGTGAAAATTGATGATAATGAAGTGAATTACCTGCTTAAGGTTTATAACGATCACTTTAAAAAGCAGTTAGCTAAAGACGATGTTGTCTGGACTTATTCTGGTGTGCGTCCACTGTGTGATGATGAGTCTGACTCTCCACAGGCGGTAACCCGTGACTATACGCTGGAAGTCGCTGACGATGCAGGTAAAGCACCGTTACTGTCCGTCTTTGGCGGTAAGTTAACCACCTACCGCAAACTGGCTGAGCACGCGATGGAAAAACTGGTTAACTACTACCCTGGCATTGGCCCAGCCTGGACCAAAAACAGCGTATTGCCTGGTGGCGGTATGGGAACTGATCGTAATCGTTATGCAGAAGCATTACGCCGCAAATATAACTGGTTACCGGACAGTCTGGCGATTCGCTATGCTCATACTTATGGTTCGCGCAGTGAGATGATTCTGGAAAATAAAACCAGTCTGGCCGATTTAGGTGAAGACTTTGGTCACAACCTGTATCAAGCTGAACTGGAGTATCTGGTTGCTAAAGAATGGGTGCACAATCTGGATGATGCCATCTGGCGTCGTACCAAGATGGGCATGTGGCTGGACGAAAGCCAAAAACAACGCGTCGCCGCATGGCTGGCGGATGTTGCTGGCAGAAAGCAGCAGTACGCGGAATAG
- a CDS encoding glycine zipper 2TM domain-containing protein codes for MNKSMLVGIGFGIAIASGITAIASDGMRLFSTQPKYAEVISVTPVKETIKTPRQACQDVTVTHKKPVKDQHQIAGSILGAVAGGVLGHQFGGGHGKQLATIAGAAAGGYTGHEVQGHLQNTDTYTTSEKRCKTVQDSSEKILGYDVAYKVGDKPGNIRMDHQPEKQIPLDDKGQLIVAVPVTQSK; via the coding sequence ATGAACAAATCTATGCTGGTCGGGATTGGCTTTGGTATTGCGATTGCATCAGGTATTACCGCTATTGCTTCCGATGGTATGCGCCTTTTTTCTACTCAGCCAAAATATGCTGAAGTCATTTCTGTTACTCCCGTTAAAGAAACCATTAAGACGCCTCGTCAAGCGTGCCAGGATGTCACCGTAACGCATAAAAAACCGGTGAAAGACCAACATCAAATTGCAGGTTCAATTTTAGGTGCGGTGGCTGGTGGGGTACTTGGTCATCAGTTCGGTGGAGGACATGGCAAGCAACTGGCAACCATTGCTGGCGCAGCGGCAGGTGGCTATACCGGTCATGAGGTTCAGGGACATTTACAAAATACGGATACCTATACCACCTCAGAAAAACGCTGTAAGACCGTGCAGGATAGTTCAGAGAAGATTCTTGGCTACGATGTGGCTTATAAGGTAGGAGACAAACCGGGGAATATCCGTATGGATCACCAACCCGAAAAACAGATCCCTTTGGATGATAAAGGCCAACTAATAGTCGCGGTGCCAGTCACTCAGTCAAAATAG
- a CDS encoding DeoR/GlpR family transcriptional regulator encodes MKQTQRHESIIDLVRKHGYVSTEELVEHFGVSPQTIRRDLNELADQNKIQRHHGGAALPSSSAVNAAYHDRKVMWLEEKARIAERVASHIPDGATLFIDIGTTPEAVAHALLNHKNLRVVTNNLNVATLLTSKPDFRLILAGGEVRSRDGGIIGEATLDFISQFRLDYGILGISGIDMDGSLLEFDYHEVRTKRAIIENSRSVMLVTDHSKFGRNAMVNLGNMGLIDYLFTDEEPPASVMNIIKQYDVKLELC; translated from the coding sequence GTGAAACAAACTCAACGACATGAGTCTATTATCGATTTAGTGCGCAAGCATGGCTATGTGAGTACTGAAGAGCTGGTAGAACATTTTGGTGTAAGCCCGCAGACCATTCGTCGCGATCTGAACGAGCTGGCGGATCAAAATAAAATCCAGCGCCATCATGGTGGTGCTGCACTGCCTTCAAGTTCAGCCGTCAATGCTGCTTATCACGATCGTAAAGTGATGTGGCTGGAGGAAAAAGCCCGTATCGCTGAGCGTGTTGCCAGCCATATTCCTGACGGCGCAACGCTGTTTATCGATATTGGAACTACACCGGAAGCGGTGGCACATGCATTGTTGAACCATAAAAACTTACGGGTTGTCACCAATAACCTGAACGTCGCTACTTTGTTAACCAGCAAACCCGATTTCCGTTTGATTCTGGCCGGGGGAGAAGTTCGTTCCCGGGATGGCGGTATTATTGGCGAAGCAACGTTAGATTTTATCTCTCAATTTCGGTTGGACTACGGCATTTTGGGGATCAGCGGTATTGATATGGATGGTAGCCTGCTGGAGTTTGACTACCATGAGGTTCGCACCAAACGGGCGATTATCGAGAATTCCCGTAGCGTGATGTTGGTAACCGATCATTCCAAATTTGGCCGTAATGCGATGGTTAACTTAGGTAATATGGGATTGATTGATTATCTGTTTACTGATGAAGAGCCCCCTGCCAGCGTAATGAACATCATCAAGCAGTACGATGTGAAGCTGGAATTGTGCTGA
- the glpG gene encoding rhomboid family intramembrane serine protease GlpG, translated as MVRLIVLSNPRMAHAFVDYMATLNVTIEIHYQQQQIELWLVDESSEQLAHQELDRFLHNPNDPRYLAASWQSGRSDANITYHRAYSLATLRNQAGPLTFAVIAICVIVYLLMQLFGDDALMEIFAYPADSSQYIQIWRWVSHTFLHFSLMHILFNLVWWWYLGGPLEKRLGTGKLLEITLLSAILSGCGQAMFSGHMFGGLSGVVYALIGYCWLSGERAPERGIFLQRSLMAFAVAWIVIGYFGALSLVGLSIGNTAHLGGLVVGLALAWWDTRSSQRS; from the coding sequence ATGGTTCGACTAATTGTTCTTTCTAATCCCCGTATGGCGCATGCCTTTGTTGACTATATGGCTACGTTAAATGTGACCATCGAGATTCATTATCAACAGCAACAAATAGAGCTATGGCTGGTTGATGAGTCATCTGAACAGCTGGCCCATCAAGAATTAGACCGGTTTTTGCATAATCCAAACGATCCGCGCTATCTGGCTGCCAGTTGGCAGTCAGGGCGATCTGATGCCAATATTACTTATCACCGGGCTTACTCGCTGGCTACGCTACGAAATCAGGCGGGGCCTTTAACATTTGCGGTTATTGCCATCTGCGTTATTGTCTATCTGTTGATGCAACTGTTTGGCGATGATGCATTAATGGAGATATTTGCCTATCCGGCAGACAGTAGCCAATATATTCAGATATGGCGCTGGGTAAGCCATACATTTTTGCATTTCTCTCTGATGCATATTCTTTTTAATCTGGTGTGGTGGTGGTATTTAGGCGGGCCACTGGAAAAGCGGCTGGGAACAGGAAAATTGTTAGAGATTACCTTGTTATCCGCTATTCTTTCCGGTTGTGGACAAGCAATGTTTAGTGGACATATGTTTGGTGGCTTATCCGGTGTAGTTTACGCCCTGATAGGTTACTGCTGGCTGTCTGGTGAACGAGCGCCGGAAAGGGGGATATTTTTACAGCGTTCGTTAATGGCATTTGCCGTGGCGTGGATAGTGATAGGCTATTTTGGTGCTCTCAGTCTGGTAGGTCTGTCTATAGGTAATACCGCTCACTTGGGTGGGTTAGTAGTTGGTCTGGCGTTAGCATGGTGGGATACCCGATCTTCTCAAAGATCTTAA
- the glpE gene encoding thiosulfate sulfurtransferase GlpE, protein MEQFSIISVSDAFLRLQQGEATLVDIRDAQSFHSGHAPEAVHLTDASLNRFMQETEFSHPIFVMCYHGISSRGAAQYLVHQGFEQVYSIEGGFESWARHYPQQVVAS, encoded by the coding sequence ATGGAACAGTTCAGTATTATCAGTGTGAGTGATGCTTTTTTACGTTTGCAGCAGGGTGAAGCGACGCTGGTCGATATTCGTGATGCACAGAGTTTTCACTCAGGTCACGCGCCTGAGGCCGTTCACTTGACGGACGCCAGTCTGAATCGCTTTATGCAAGAAACTGAATTCAGCCATCCAATTTTTGTCATGTGCTATCACGGTATTAGCAGCCGTGGTGCTGCACAGTATCTGGTTCATCAGGGTTTTGAACAGGTTTACAGTATTGAAGGTGGTTTTGAGTCCTGGGCTCGTCACTATCCACAACAGGTGGTTGCTTCCTGA
- the rpoH gene encoding RNA polymerase sigma factor RpoH yields the protein MTKEMQTLALVPQGSLEAYIRAANTYPMLTADEERELAERLHYDGDLAAAKKLILSHLRFVVHVARNYSGYGLPQADLIQEGNIGLMKAVRRFNPEVGVRLVSFAVHWIKAEIHEYVLRNWRIVKVATTKAQRKLFFNLRKSKQRLGWFNQDEVELVARELGVSSKDVLEMESRMAAQDMAFDISPDDENENSVVAPAMFLEDKTSDFAESIEDENWDNDAADKLALALDGLDERSQHIIRARWLNNDETKATLQELADRYGVSAERVRQLEKNAMKKLRVAIEA from the coding sequence ATGACTAAAGAAATGCAAACTTTGGCCCTGGTTCCCCAAGGTAGTTTGGAGGCCTATATCAGGGCTGCCAATACCTATCCGATGTTAACAGCGGATGAAGAGCGTGAACTGGCTGAACGGCTGCATTACGACGGCGATCTGGCAGCTGCTAAAAAGCTGATTCTGTCCCATTTACGTTTCGTTGTTCACGTCGCTCGTAACTATTCAGGCTATGGCTTACCTCAGGCTGATTTAATTCAGGAAGGTAACATTGGTCTGATGAAAGCGGTTCGCCGTTTTAATCCTGAAGTGGGTGTCCGTCTGGTTTCTTTTGCGGTCCACTGGATTAAGGCTGAAATTCACGAATACGTTCTGCGTAACTGGCGTATTGTGAAAGTCGCAACTACGAAAGCACAGCGTAAGCTGTTCTTTAACCTGCGTAAGTCTAAGCAACGTTTAGGCTGGTTTAATCAGGATGAAGTGGAACTGGTTGCCCGTGAGTTAGGGGTTTCAAGTAAAGATGTGCTTGAAATGGAATCCCGCATGGCGGCTCAGGACATGGCTTTTGATATCTCTCCTGATGACGAGAATGAAAACAGCGTCGTTGCACCAGCGATGTTCCTGGAAGACAAAACGTCAGACTTTGCTGAAAGCATCGAAGACGAAAACTGGGATAATGACGCCGCTGATAAACTGGCTTTGGCGCTGGACGGTTTAGATGAGCGCAGTCAGCATATTATCCGTGCCCGTTGGCTCAATAATGATGAGACCAAGGCAACGCTGCAGGAACTGGCCGATCGTTACGGTGTTTCTGCCGAACGTGTGCGTCAGCTTGAAAAGAACGCGATGAAAAAGCTTCGCGTTGCAATTGAAGCCTGA
- the ftsX gene encoding permease-like cell division protein FtsX, which produces MRGNKTAVKKAKPAAKAPTRSAGGWREQWRYAWNNTFVDMLRQPLATFMTVMVIAISLTLPSLCYLVWKNVNYAASQWYPTPQITVYLDKKLNDKAADDISSQIKVLDGVESINYVSRDNALSEFREWSGFGSALDMLSDNPLPALVIVSPKTDFLGSDALVKLRDNIGQIPGVTEVKTDDSWFSRLSALTHLVGNISGTIAILMIVAVFLVIGNSVRLNIFSRRDTISIMKLIGATDGFILRPFLNGGMLLGLFGAALSLIMSQALVWSLDASVAETAKVFGTLFSINGLSWDESLLLLVVAAMIGWVAAWLATVRHLRQFTPR; this is translated from the coding sequence ATGCGGGGGAATAAGACAGCGGTTAAAAAAGCCAAACCTGCGGCTAAAGCGCCAACTCGCAGTGCCGGAGGATGGCGTGAACAGTGGCGCTATGCCTGGAATAACACCTTTGTTGATATGCTGCGCCAGCCGTTAGCGACGTTTATGACGGTGATGGTCATTGCCATTTCGCTTACGCTGCCTAGCCTGTGTTATCTGGTGTGGAAAAACGTAAACTACGCAGCGTCCCAGTGGTATCCAACACCGCAGATTACGGTGTATCTGGACAAGAAACTGAATGATAAAGCCGCAGATGACATCAGTAGCCAAATTAAGGTACTGGATGGCGTTGAGAGCATTAACTATGTATCACGGGATAACGCACTGAGTGAGTTTCGCGAATGGTCCGGGTTTGGTTCTGCGCTGGATATGCTGAGTGATAACCCGTTACCGGCGTTGGTGATTGTTTCTCCAAAAACGGATTTTCTTGGTTCAGACGCACTGGTTAAGCTGCGGGATAATATAGGCCAGATTCCGGGTGTCACCGAGGTGAAAACTGATGATAGCTGGTTCTCTCGCTTGTCAGCCCTGACACATTTGGTGGGAAATATTTCCGGTACTATTGCCATATTGATGATTGTGGCGGTGTTCCTGGTGATTGGTAACAGCGTTCGCCTTAATATTTTCAGCCGCCGGGATACCATTAGTATCATGAAGCTGATTGGTGCAACTGACGGGTTTATTCTGCGGCCATTTTTGAATGGCGGTATGTTATTGGGACTGTTTGGCGCGGCACTTTCGCTGATTATGTCTCAGGCACTGGTTTGGTCGTTGGATGCGTCGGTAGCCGAAACCGCAAAAGTTTTCGGAACACTCTTCTCAATCAATGGGTTAAGCTGGGATGAAAGCCTGTTGTTACTGGTCGTTGCCGCCATGATTGGTTGGGTGGCGGCCTGGTTGGCGACGGTAAGACATTTACGCCAATTTACACCAAGGTAG
- the ftsE gene encoding cell division ATP-binding protein FtsE, whose protein sequence is MIRFEQVSKAYLGGQQALQGVNFHLQQAEMAFLTGHSGAGKSTLLKLICGIERPSAGHIWFSGHDVSRLKSSEVPFLRRQIGMIFQDHNLLADRTVYDNVALPLIICGSSPEEIRRRASAALDKVGLLDKAKCFPIQLSGGEQQRVGIARAVVNKPAVLLADEPTGNLDDELSAGILRLFEEFNRAGVTVLMATHDTGLISSRSYRTLTLSHGRLSGGDSYAGE, encoded by the coding sequence ATGATTCGTTTTGAGCAGGTCAGCAAAGCCTATTTAGGCGGACAACAGGCGTTACAGGGAGTGAATTTCCATCTGCAGCAGGCCGAAATGGCTTTTTTAACCGGTCATTCCGGCGCAGGGAAGAGTACGCTGCTCAAACTGATTTGTGGTATTGAACGACCAAGTGCAGGGCACATCTGGTTCTCAGGTCATGATGTTAGCCGATTAAAGTCTTCAGAGGTGCCTTTTTTGCGTCGTCAGATTGGCATGATCTTTCAGGATCATAATCTGTTGGCGGACCGCACGGTATACGACAATGTCGCGCTTCCGTTGATTATCTGTGGCAGCAGTCCGGAAGAGATCCGCCGCCGTGCCTCTGCCGCACTGGATAAAGTCGGTTTGTTAGATAAGGCGAAGTGTTTTCCGATACAGCTTTCCGGCGGTGAACAGCAGCGTGTCGGTATTGCCCGTGCGGTGGTGAATAAACCCGCGGTATTACTGGCCGATGAACCAACGGGAAATCTGGATGATGAACTATCGGCAGGTATCTTGCGCCTGTTTGAAGAGTTTAACCGCGCTGGTGTGACGGTACTGATGGCGACCCACGATACCGGGCTGATTTCCAGCCGCTCCTATCGAACATTAACGCTGAGTCATGGGCGTCTGAGTGGAGGAGATAGCTATGCGGGGGAATAA
- the ftsY gene encoding signal recognition particle-docking protein FtsY gives MAKDKKRGLFSWLGFNRQGEESKQDDELQQDTEQHDSQDVDAANPLDDSSVMVDEINHADELKHEPSSEVTPDLDLSQTAESDATPPVYDDALTPLVEPQEASFQVIDESVSETSFTATDDEVEQAHTANAVEEFEDTDVVDEPALSHAELDEEIEQVLLAESDRIDSEDPEQILEQLEEEEQQEQLQQEQERPTKEGFFARLKRSLLKTKQNLGSGFISLFRGKRIDDELFEELEEQLLIADVGVTTTSKIINSLTEHASHRDLKDAEALYGKLKEEMADILKNVEQPLDVTAHKPFVILMVGVNGVGKTTTIGKLARQFQDQGKSVMLAAGDTFRAAAVEQLQVWGTRNKIPVVAQHTGADSASVIFDAIQAAQSRGVDVLIADTAGRLQNKSHLMEELKKIVRVMKKLDENAPHEIMLTIDASTGQNAISQTKLFDEAIGLTGITLTKLDGTAKGGVIFSVADQFGIPIRYIGVGEGIEDLRPFQANDFIEALFARED, from the coding sequence ATGGCAAAAGATAAAAAGCGCGGTTTATTTTCCTGGTTAGGCTTTAATCGTCAGGGCGAAGAGTCTAAGCAAGATGATGAATTACAACAAGATACAGAACAGCATGATTCACAAGATGTGGATGCCGCTAACCCACTCGATGATTCATCGGTCATGGTTGATGAAATTAACCACGCGGATGAACTGAAGCATGAGCCATCCTCAGAGGTAACGCCGGATCTGGATCTGTCACAAACCGCAGAGTCTGATGCAACACCACCGGTTTATGATGATGCGCTAACCCCCCTTGTGGAACCTCAGGAAGCGTCGTTTCAGGTTATCGATGAATCTGTCAGTGAAACGTCATTCACCGCAACAGATGATGAAGTCGAACAAGCACATACGGCTAATGCTGTAGAAGAATTTGAAGATACCGACGTTGTCGATGAACCAGCGCTTTCTCACGCTGAGTTAGATGAAGAAATTGAACAGGTGCTACTGGCGGAATCCGATCGAATCGATAGTGAAGACCCGGAACAAATTCTGGAGCAGTTGGAAGAGGAAGAACAACAAGAACAGCTTCAGCAAGAGCAGGAAAGGCCAACCAAAGAGGGCTTTTTCGCTCGTCTGAAACGTAGTCTGTTAAAAACTAAACAAAATCTGGGTTCCGGCTTTATCAGTCTGTTCCGCGGTAAACGCATTGATGATGAACTGTTCGAAGAGCTGGAAGAACAACTGCTGATTGCCGATGTGGGTGTCACCACCACCAGTAAAATTATTAACTCTTTGACTGAGCACGCCAGCCATCGCGATCTGAAAGATGCCGAAGCACTGTACGGCAAGCTGAAAGAGGAAATGGCCGATATCCTGAAAAATGTAGAGCAGCCGCTGGACGTTACCGCTCATAAGCCATTTGTCATTCTGATGGTGGGCGTTAATGGCGTCGGGAAAACGACCACGATTGGTAAGTTAGCTCGCCAGTTCCAGGATCAGGGCAAATCCGTAATGTTAGCCGCAGGTGATACTTTCCGTGCTGCTGCCGTTGAACAGCTTCAGGTGTGGGGTACTCGTAATAAGATTCCGGTCGTGGCGCAACATACAGGCGCAGATTCCGCATCGGTGATTTTTGACGCTATTCAGGCCGCACAATCACGAGGTGTGGATGTGCTGATTGCCGATACTGCCGGACGTCTGCAAAATAAATCTCACCTGATGGAAGAGTTGAAAAAGATTGTGCGGGTGATGAAGAAGCTGGATGAAAATGCCCCTCATGAAATTATGCTGACCATTGATGCCAGCACCGGTCAGAACGCCATCAGCCAGACAAAGCTGTTTGATGAAGCTATTGGCCTGACGGGTATCACCCTGACCAAGCTGGATGGAACGGCAAAAGGGGGCGTGATTTTCTCAGTGGCTGACCAATTTGGTATTCCTATTCGCTATATCGGCGTAGGGGAAGGTATTGAAGATTTACGGCCCTTCCAGGCCAATGATTTTATAGAGGCGCTTTTCGCCCGAGAGGATTAA